In Monodelphis domestica isolate mMonDom1 chromosome 3, mMonDom1.pri, whole genome shotgun sequence, the following proteins share a genomic window:
- the MYO1F gene encoding unconventional myosin-If isoform X1: MGSKERFHWQSHNVKQSGVDDMVLLPQINEDAIVSNLKKRFLDDYIFTYIGSVLISVNPFKQMPYFTDREIELYQGAAQYENPPHIYALTDNMYRNMLIDCENQCVIISGESGAGKTVAAKYIMGYISKVSGGGDKVQHVKDIILQSNPLLEAFGNAKTVRNNNSSRFGKYFEIQFSRGGEPDGGKISNFLLEKSRVVSQNENERNFHIYYQLLEGASQEQRQNLGIMTPDYYYYLNQSDTYKVDGTNDLNDFHETLNAMQVIGIPSNVQQLVLQIVAGILHLGNISFCEEGNYARVECTDLLAFPAYLLAIDSGRLRDKLTSRKMDSRWGGRTESINVTLGVEQAAYTRDALAKGLYARLFDFLVEAINRAMQKPQEEFSIGVLDIYGFEIFQRNGFEQFCINFVNEKLQQIFIELTLKAEQEEYVQEGIKWSPIQYFNNKIVCDLIENKLNPPGIMSVLDDVCATMHATGDGADQTLLQKLQGAVGCHEHFNSWNSGFVIHHYAGKVSYDVNGFCERNRDVLFSDLIELMQSSEHAFIRMLFPEKLDSEKKGRPSTAGSKIKRQANNLVDTLKKCTPHYIRCIKPNETKRPRDWEESRVKHQVEYLGLKENIRVRRAGFAYRRVFSKFLQRYAILTPETWPRWYGDERQGVQHLLRSVNMDPDQYQMGRSKVFVKNPESLFLLEEMRERKFDGFARTIQKAWRRHVAVRRYEQMREEASNILLNKKERRRNSINRNFVGDYLGLESRPELRQFLTKRERVDFADSITKYDRRFKPIKRDLILTHKYVYVIGREKVKKGPEKGQIQEVLKKKIEIQTLRGVSLSTRQDDFFILHEAGADSFLESVFKTELISLLCKRFQELTHNVLTLTFEDTLQFRVKKEGWGGGGSRTITFSRGPGEVATLKASGKTLLVSISDGLPKNSKPTKKGPAQGQRRRPAPSRGAPAPSREASRMLPSQQPWPTRNGAPHMARGGPSPLEQMSMGGGPSSQRSPPATALGVSRRPHKRPPSEHNMEFLNVPDQGMAGMQRKRSIGQRPVPGVGRPKPQPRNSGPRCRALYQYVGQDVDELSFNVNEVIDILLEDPSGWWKGRLHGQEGLFPGNYVEKI, from the exons GGTAGCAAGGAGCGGTTTCACTGGCAAAGTCACAACGTGAAACAGAGTGGTGTGGACGACATGGTGCTGCTCCCCCAGATCAATGAAGATGCCATTGTGAGCAACCTCAAGAAGCGTTTCCTGGATGACTACATCTTT ACCTACATTGGCTCAGTCCTCATCTCTGTCAACCCCTTCAAGCAGATGCCGTATTTCACTGACCGGGAGATCGAGCTGTACCAAGGAGCG gcccAGTATGAGAACCCACCACACATCTATGCCCTCACGGACAATATGTATCGAAACATGCTCATTGACTGTGAAAATCAGTGTGTCATTATCAG TGGAGAAAGTGGGGCAGGGAAGACGGTGGCTGCCAAATACATCATGGGCTACATTTCCAAGGTGTCTGGAGGGGGAGACAAGGTCCAG CATGTAAAGGACATCATCTTGCAGTCCAACCCGTTACTTGAAGCATTCGGCAATGCCAAGACTGTTCGCAACAACAACTCTAGCCGCTTT GGCAAGTACTTTGAGATCCAGTTCAGTCGAGGAGGGGAGCCTGATGGGGGCAAGATCTCCAATTTCCTCCTGGAGAAATCTAGAGTCGTCTCACAGAACGAGAATGAGAGGAACTTCCACATCTACTACCAG CTGCTAGAAGGTGCCTCTCAGGAGCAGCGGCAAAATCTGGGCATCATGACCCCTGACTACTATTATTACCTCAACCAATCTGACACGTATAAGGTGGATGGCACCAATGACCTCAACGATTTCCATGAGACTCTG AATGCTATGCAGGTCATCGGAATCCCATCCAATGTCCAGCAGCTGGTCCTACAGATTGTGGCTGGAATCCTACACCTGGGGAACATTAGCTTCTGTGAAGAGGGAAACTATGCCAGAGTGGAGTGTACAGACT TGCTGGCCTTCCCTGCCTACTTGCTAGCCATTGACAGTGGGCGCCTCCGAGACAAGCTAACCAGTCGCAAGATGGATAGCCGATGGGGCGGCCGCACGGAGTCCATTAATGTGACACTGGGCGTGGAGCAGGCTGCCTACACTCGAGATGCCCTGGCTAAGGGACTCTATGCCCGCCTCTTTGACTTCCTGGTGGAG GCCATAAACAGAGCCATGCAGAAGCCACAAGAAGAATTCAGCATTGGAGTCCTTGATATCTACGGCTTTGAGATATTCCAG AGAAATGGCTTTGAACAGTTCTGCATCAACTTCGTGAATGAGAAACTACAGCAGATTTTCATCGAGCTGACCCTGAAGGCTGAACAG GAAGAATATGTTCAGGAAGGCATCAAATGGAGCCCCATCCAGTACTTCAACAACAAGATTGTATGTGATCTCATCGAGAACAAACTG AATCCTCCAGGAATCATGAGTGTCCTGGATGATGTGTGTGCCACGATGCATGCCACGGGTGATGGAGCTGATCAGACCCTGTTGCAGAAGCTACAGGGCGCCGTGGGCTGCCATGAACACTTCAACAGCTGGAACTCAGGCTTTGTCATCCACCACTATGCAGGCAAG GTCTCCTATGATGTCAATGGCTTCTGTGAGCGAAACCGAGACGTGCTCTTCTCAGACCTCATCGAGCTTATGCAGAGCAGCGAACA TGCCTTCATTAGAATGCTTTTCCCCGAGAAGCTGGACTCAGAGAAGAAGGGCCGGCCCAGCACTGCAGGCTCCAAGATCAAG AGGCAGGCCAATAACCTGGTGGATACTTTAAAGAAGTGCACACCCCACTACATCCGATGCATCAAGCCCAATGAGACCAAGAGGCCCCGCGACTGGGAGGAAAGCAG GGTGAAGCATCAGGTGGAGTATCTGGGTCTGAAAGAAAATATCCGTGTCCGTCGTGCTGGCTTTGCCTACCGTCGTGTTTTCTCAAAGTTCCTGCAGAG GTATGCCATCCTGACGCCCGAGACATGGCCACGGTGGTACGGGGATGAACGTCAAGGGGTGCAGCACCTGCTCCGATCTGTCAACATGGACCCCGACCAGTACCAAATGGGACGCTCCAAGGTCTTTGTCAAGAACCCAGAGTCG CTCTTTCTGCTGGAAGAAATGCGAGAACGGAAGTTTGATGGCTTTGCCCGCACCATCCAGAAGGCCTGGAGGCGCCACGTGGCTGTGAGAAGATATGAGCAGATGCGGGAGGAAG CTTCCAACATCCtgttaaacaagaaagaaaggagaagaaatagcaTCAACAGAAACTTTGTGGGTGACTAcctgggactggagtcaagaCCTGAGCTTCGCCAGTTTCTGACAAAGAGGGAGCGAGTCGACTTTGCAGATTCCATCACCAAGTATGACCGGCGCTTCAAG CCCATCAAGCGGGACCTAATTCTGACCCACAAGTATGTGTATGTGATTGGGCGGGAGAAGGTAAAGAAGGGTCCAGAGAAAGGACAGATTCAAGAGgttctgaagaagaaaatagagatCCAGACCCTCCGGGGGGTCTCCCTCAG CACCAGACAAGATGACTTCTTCATCCTCCATGAAGCTGGAGCAGACAGCTTCCTGGAGAGTGTTTTCAAAACAGAGCTCATCAGTCTCCTATGCAAGCGTTTCCAAGAACTCACACACAATGTCCTGACTTTGACCTTCGAAGACAC ACTACAGTTCCGGGTAAAGAAGGAAGGCTGGGGTGGAGGAGGATCCCGAACCATCACCTTCTCTCGAGGTCCAGGAGAGGTGGCCACCCTGAAAGCCAGTGGCAAGACCCTGCTAGTCAGCATCAGTGATGGGCTTCCTAAGAATTCCA AGCCAACAAAGAAAGGACCTGCTCAGGGTCAGAGGAGAAGGCCAGCACCATCCAGAGGAGCCCCAGCTCCCTCCAGAG AGGCTTCCAGAATGCttccctcacaacaacctt GGCCAACTCGGAATGGGGCACCCCACATGGCCCGTGGTGGCCCCTCACCCCTGGAGCAGATGTCAATGGGAGGTGGCCCAAGTTCACAACGCAGTCCTCCAGCTACAGCATT